One region of Clavibacter michiganensis subsp. tessellarius genomic DNA includes:
- the sufB gene encoding Fe-S cluster assembly protein SufB produces the protein MSDVLIDRPELESLGQYEFGWSDSDVAGASAKRGISPQVVADISRRKDEPEWMLANRMKGYELFGKKPMPTWGADLSGIDFDNIKYFVRSTEKQAQTWEDLPDDIKNTYERLGIPEAERQRLVSGVAAQYESEVVFHSIQKELEDQGVIFMDTDTALREHPDLFKEYFGTVIPAGDNKFAALNTAVWSGGSFVYVPKGVHVEIPLQAYFRINTENMGQFERTLIIADEGSYVHYIEGCTAPIYKSDSLHSAVVEIIVKKDARVRYTTIQNWSNNVYNLVTKRATAAEGATMEWIDGNIGSKVTMKYPSIYLMGERAKGETLSVAFAGPGQHQDAGAKMVHMAPYTQSSIVSKSIARGGGRAGYRGEIRVDAAAHHSANTVRCDALLVDTISRSDTYPAIDIRVDDVQLGHEATVSRVSEEQLFYLMSRGMPEDEAMAMIVRGFIEPIARELPMEYALELNKLIEMGMEGSVG, from the coding sequence ATGTCAGATGTGCTCATCGACCGACCGGAGCTCGAGAGCCTGGGGCAGTACGAGTTCGGCTGGTCCGACTCCGACGTCGCCGGCGCCTCGGCCAAGCGCGGCATCTCCCCCCAGGTCGTCGCCGACATCTCGCGGCGGAAGGACGAGCCCGAGTGGATGCTCGCGAACCGCATGAAGGGCTACGAGCTCTTCGGCAAGAAGCCCATGCCGACGTGGGGCGCCGACCTGTCCGGCATCGACTTCGACAACATCAAGTACTTCGTGCGCTCCACGGAGAAGCAGGCCCAGACGTGGGAGGACCTGCCCGACGACATCAAGAACACGTACGAGCGGCTCGGCATCCCCGAGGCGGAGCGCCAGCGCCTCGTCTCCGGCGTCGCGGCCCAGTACGAGTCCGAGGTCGTCTTCCACTCCATCCAGAAGGAGCTCGAGGACCAGGGCGTCATCTTCATGGACACCGACACGGCGCTGCGCGAGCACCCGGACCTGTTCAAGGAGTACTTCGGCACCGTCATCCCCGCGGGCGACAACAAGTTCGCGGCGCTGAACACGGCCGTGTGGTCCGGCGGCTCCTTCGTGTACGTGCCCAAGGGCGTCCACGTCGAGATCCCGCTGCAGGCGTACTTCCGCATCAACACCGAGAACATGGGCCAGTTCGAGCGGACGCTGATCATCGCGGACGAGGGCAGCTACGTCCACTACATCGAGGGCTGCACCGCGCCCATCTACAAGTCCGACTCGCTGCACTCCGCGGTCGTCGAGATCATCGTGAAGAAGGACGCCCGCGTCCGCTACACGACCATCCAGAACTGGTCGAACAACGTCTACAACCTCGTCACCAAGCGCGCGACGGCGGCCGAGGGCGCGACCATGGAGTGGATCGACGGCAACATCGGGTCCAAGGTCACGATGAAGTACCCCTCCATCTACCTCATGGGCGAGCGCGCCAAGGGCGAGACGCTGTCCGTCGCCTTCGCGGGCCCCGGCCAGCACCAGGACGCCGGCGCGAAGATGGTGCACATGGCGCCGTACACGCAGTCGTCGATCGTCTCGAAGTCCATCGCGCGCGGCGGCGGCCGGGCCGGCTACCGCGGCGAGATCCGCGTCGACGCGGCCGCCCACCACTCCGCCAACACCGTCCGCTGCGACGCGCTGCTGGTCGACACCATCTCCCGCTCCGACACGTACCCCGCGATCGACATCCGCGTGGACGACGTGCAGCTCGGCCACGAGGCCACGGTCTCGCGCGTCAGCGAGGAGCAGCTGTTCTACCTGATGAGCCGGGGCATGCCCGAGGACGAGGCCATGGCCATGATCGTCCGCGGCTTCATCGAGCCCATCGCCCGAGAGCTGCCCATGGAGTACGCGCTCGAACTCAACAAGCTCATCGAGATGGGCATGGAAGGATCCGTCGGCTAG
- a CDS encoding COX15/CtaA family protein produces the protein MTHGTDAGQSPSGSVLGQTTMVARRLRERLPDGITRATRILVWTTLVVQTLVVGTGGLVRLTGSGLGCPTWPRCTADSFVSTPEMGVHGIIEFGNRLLTFVLVIVAIATFLAVLRLRNRGRGLFSLALAIGLGIPAQGVIGGITVLTGLNPYIVGLHFVVSVVLVVLSTVLVWRTYHPLDEAERSVPASFLALARVTAAAVGVTILVGIVVTGSGPHAGDQGAARNGLDPELLQHVHSWPAYTTFGLTIALVAIAARHRWAAVSRWTRVLLGVELLQIAVGLIQARTGLPEFLVGLHMVLACLLASAMTATLLSTTRRADALRLTPAEVRRAAHVG, from the coding sequence GTGACTCACGGCACCGATGCGGGGCAGTCTCCCAGTGGGAGCGTGCTAGGTCAGACCACCATGGTGGCGAGGAGGCTGCGGGAGCGGCTGCCGGACGGGATCACCCGCGCGACGCGGATCCTCGTCTGGACCACGCTCGTCGTGCAGACGCTCGTCGTCGGCACGGGCGGGCTGGTGCGGCTCACGGGCTCCGGGCTCGGCTGCCCCACCTGGCCGCGGTGCACGGCCGACTCGTTCGTGTCGACGCCGGAGATGGGCGTGCACGGGATCATCGAGTTCGGCAACCGCCTGCTCACGTTCGTCCTGGTGATCGTCGCGATCGCCACGTTCCTGGCGGTCCTGCGGCTGCGGAACCGCGGACGCGGGCTCTTCTCCCTCGCGCTCGCCATCGGCCTCGGCATCCCGGCGCAGGGCGTCATCGGCGGCATCACGGTGCTCACGGGCCTCAACCCCTACATCGTGGGCCTGCACTTCGTCGTCTCGGTGGTGCTCGTGGTCCTGTCCACCGTCCTGGTGTGGCGCACGTACCACCCGCTCGACGAGGCGGAGCGGTCGGTCCCCGCGTCCTTCCTCGCGCTGGCGCGGGTGACGGCCGCCGCCGTGGGCGTCACCATCCTCGTCGGCATCGTCGTGACCGGATCCGGCCCCCACGCCGGGGACCAGGGCGCCGCGCGCAACGGCCTCGACCCCGAGCTGCTGCAGCACGTGCACAGCTGGCCGGCCTACACGACGTTCGGCCTCACGATCGCCCTGGTCGCGATCGCGGCACGCCACCGCTGGGCCGCCGTCTCCCGGTGGACGCGCGTGCTCCTCGGCGTGGAGCTGCTGCAGATCGCGGTGGGGCTGATCCAGGCGCGCACCGGGCTCCCCGAGTTCCTGGTGGGCCTGCACATGGTGCTCGCCTGCCTGCTGGCCTCCGCCATGACGGCGACGCTCCTGAGCACGACGCGTCGCGCGGACGCGCTCCGCCTCACGCCCGCCGAGGTGCGTCGCGCCGCCCACGTCGGCTGA
- a CDS encoding heme o synthase — protein MNVAVQSRVDRETIGVARKTKAYVALTKPRVIELLLVTTAPVMILAQGGWPNPWLILGVLVGGTLSAGSANAFNCYIDRDIDRVMKRTQRRPLVTGELSDREALVFAWVIGVASIVWLGVISNWLAAALSLAAILFYVFVYTLWLKRRTPQNIVWGGAAGCMPVLIGWAAVTGDISWAPVILFMIVFLWTPPHYWPLSMKYRDDYASVNVPMLAVVRGRAAVGLQTILYAWATLACSLLLIPVAGMGLVYTLAALAGGGWFVYETHRLYDLAVRHEPIKPMRVFHASISYLSLLFLAVGIDPLLPF, from the coding sequence ATGAACGTTGCGGTGCAGAGCCGGGTCGATCGGGAGACGATCGGCGTGGCGAGGAAGACCAAGGCGTACGTCGCACTGACGAAGCCGCGCGTCATCGAGCTCCTGCTCGTGACCACCGCGCCCGTCATGATCCTCGCCCAGGGCGGATGGCCGAACCCCTGGCTGATCCTCGGCGTGCTCGTCGGCGGCACCCTGAGCGCCGGCAGCGCCAACGCGTTCAACTGCTACATCGACCGCGACATCGACCGCGTCATGAAGCGCACGCAACGTCGGCCGCTCGTCACGGGGGAGCTGTCGGACCGCGAGGCCCTCGTCTTCGCCTGGGTCATCGGCGTCGCCAGCATCGTCTGGCTCGGCGTCATCTCGAACTGGCTCGCCGCCGCGCTGTCGCTCGCCGCGATCCTCTTCTACGTCTTCGTCTACACGCTCTGGCTCAAGCGCCGCACGCCGCAGAACATCGTGTGGGGCGGAGCCGCCGGCTGCATGCCCGTCCTCATCGGCTGGGCCGCGGTCACGGGCGACATCTCGTGGGCGCCGGTCATCCTCTTCATGATCGTGTTCCTCTGGACGCCGCCGCACTACTGGCCCCTGTCCATGAAGTACCGCGACGACTACGCCTCGGTGAACGTGCCGATGCTCGCGGTGGTCCGCGGGCGGGCGGCCGTCGGCCTCCAGACCATCCTCTACGCGTGGGCGACGCTCGCCTGCTCGCTGCTGCTCATCCCGGTCGCCGGCATGGGCCTCGTCTACACGCTCGCGGCCCTCGCGGGCGGCGGCTGGTTCGTCTACGAGACGCACCGCCTGTACGACCTCGCGGTGCGCCACGAGCCCATCAAGCCGATGCGCGTGTTCCACGCGTCCATCTCCTACCTCTCGCTGCTGTTCCTCGCGGTCGGCATCGATCCGCTGCTGCCCTTCTGA
- the tkt gene encoding transketolase, with product MAALQWDPIDSKAVDTARILAADAVEKVGNGHPGTAMSLAPAAYLLFQKVMRRDPSDSTWIGRDRFILSVGHSSLTQYTQFFLGGYGLEIEDLQALRTWDSKTPGHPEYGHTDGVEITTGPLGQGLASSVGFAYAARYERGLFDPETPAGESPFDHFVYVIAGDGDMQEGITSEASSLAGHQELGNLIAIYDSNQISIEDDTDIAFTEDVAARYESYGWHVQHVDWKKSGEYVEDVQELFDAVEAAKAETRKPSLIILKTIIGWPSPKKQNSGKIHGSALGAEELAAVKQIVGFDPEKSFEVPDGVLEHTRQAVERGQEQHREWEEKLAAWAEANPERKTLLDRVLAGDAPEGLDDALPVFPAGKDVSTRAASGKVINAIAEVMPELWGGSADLAESNNTTIESAPSFVPAERSTDMWKGDPYGRVLHFGIREHAMGAILNGIVLHGNTRPFGGTFLIFSDYMRPAVRLAALMKAPSIFVWTHDSVALGGDGPTHQPVEQLASLRAIPGLDVIRPADANETAQAWKTILTRRMGPAGLALSRQNLPVVERGTGDATATEYASAAGVAKGAYVLADTEGTPDVILIATGSEVQFALEAREALAAEGVQARVVSAPSLEWFEEQDAAYKEHVLPEAVAARVSVEAGISLSWKQYVGHHGRSISIEHFGASAEYEVLYREFGITTEAVVKAAKESIASL from the coding sequence GTGGCAGCATTGCAATGGGACCCCATCGACAGCAAGGCGGTCGACACCGCACGGATCCTCGCCGCGGACGCGGTCGAGAAGGTCGGAAACGGTCACCCCGGCACCGCCATGAGCCTGGCCCCGGCGGCCTACCTCCTCTTCCAGAAGGTCATGCGCCGCGACCCGTCCGACAGCACCTGGATCGGTCGCGACCGGTTCATCCTCTCGGTGGGCCACAGCTCGCTGACGCAGTACACGCAGTTCTTCCTCGGCGGCTACGGCCTCGAGATCGAGGACCTCCAGGCCCTCCGCACGTGGGACTCCAAGACCCCGGGCCACCCGGAGTACGGCCACACCGACGGCGTCGAGATCACCACCGGCCCGCTCGGCCAGGGCCTCGCCTCCTCCGTCGGCTTCGCCTACGCCGCCCGTTACGAGCGCGGCCTGTTCGACCCGGAGACCCCGGCGGGCGAGAGCCCCTTCGACCACTTCGTGTACGTCATCGCCGGCGACGGCGACATGCAGGAGGGCATCACCTCCGAGGCGTCCTCGCTCGCGGGGCACCAGGAGCTCGGCAACCTCATCGCGATCTACGACAGCAACCAGATCTCGATCGAGGACGACACGGACATCGCCTTCACCGAGGACGTGGCCGCGCGCTACGAGTCCTACGGCTGGCACGTGCAGCACGTGGACTGGAAGAAGAGCGGCGAGTACGTCGAGGACGTCCAGGAGCTGTTCGACGCCGTCGAGGCCGCCAAGGCCGAGACGCGCAAGCCCTCGCTCATCATCCTCAAGACGATCATCGGCTGGCCGTCCCCGAAGAAGCAGAACTCCGGCAAGATCCACGGCTCCGCCCTGGGCGCCGAGGAGCTCGCGGCCGTCAAGCAGATCGTCGGCTTCGACCCCGAGAAGAGCTTCGAGGTGCCTGACGGCGTCCTCGAGCACACGCGCCAGGCCGTCGAGCGCGGCCAGGAGCAGCACCGCGAGTGGGAGGAGAAGCTCGCCGCGTGGGCCGAGGCGAACCCCGAGCGCAAGACGCTGCTCGACCGCGTCCTCGCCGGCGACGCCCCCGAGGGCCTCGACGACGCGCTCCCCGTGTTCCCCGCGGGCAAGGACGTCTCGACGCGCGCCGCGTCCGGCAAGGTCATCAACGCCATCGCCGAGGTCATGCCCGAGCTGTGGGGCGGCTCCGCCGACCTCGCCGAGTCGAACAACACGACCATCGAGTCCGCGCCGTCCTTCGTCCCCGCCGAGCGCTCCACCGACATGTGGAAGGGCGACCCCTACGGCCGCGTCCTCCACTTCGGCATCCGCGAGCACGCGATGGGCGCGATCCTCAACGGCATCGTCCTCCACGGCAACACGCGCCCCTTCGGCGGCACGTTCCTCATCTTCAGCGACTACATGCGCCCGGCGGTCCGTCTCGCCGCGCTCATGAAGGCGCCGTCGATCTTCGTCTGGACGCACGACTCCGTCGCGCTCGGCGGCGACGGGCCGACCCACCAGCCGGTGGAGCAGCTCGCCAGCCTCCGCGCCATCCCGGGCCTCGACGTCATCCGCCCCGCGGACGCCAACGAGACCGCCCAGGCGTGGAAGACGATCCTGACGCGTCGCATGGGACCCGCGGGTCTCGCGCTGTCGCGCCAGAACCTGCCCGTCGTCGAGCGCGGCACGGGCGACGCGACGGCCACCGAGTACGCCTCGGCCGCCGGCGTCGCGAAGGGCGCCTACGTCCTCGCCGACACCGAGGGCACGCCCGACGTGATCCTCATCGCCACGGGCTCCGAGGTCCAGTTCGCGCTGGAGGCCCGCGAGGCCCTCGCCGCGGAGGGCGTCCAGGCCCGCGTCGTCAGCGCCCCGAGCCTCGAGTGGTTCGAGGAGCAGGACGCGGCCTACAAGGAGCACGTGCTCCCCGAGGCGGTCGCCGCGCGCGTCTCCGTCGAGGCGGGCATCTCGCTCTCCTGGAAGCAGTACGTCGGGCACCACGGACGCAGCATCTCGATCGAGCACTTCGGCGCCAGCGCCGAGTACGAGGTCCTGTACCGCGAGTTCGGCATCACCACGGAGGCCGTCGTGAAGGCGGCCAAGGAGTCCATCGCCTCCCTCTAG
- the tal gene encoding transaldolase: MTDTTSPTAQLSAAGVSIWLDDLSRERIDAKGIEKVIADRDVVGITTNPTIFASALAKGEAYDAQVRELAADGADVDRAVFEITTRDVGEAARIFRPVYDRTAGFDGRVSIEVSPDFANDTQATIDEAHKLWDKIAEPNVMIKIPATREGLEAITEVIGAGISVNVTLIFSLERYREVINAYLTGLEKAKAAGIDLSTIHSVASFFVSRVDTEIDKRLDALGTEQATALKSKAGVANAQLAYQAFEQSFASERAQGLLGAGANKQRPLWASTGVKSPDLPDTLYVTQLVAADVVNTMPEKTLDATADHGVIEGDTITGSYDAANAILNEVDSLGISYKEVTELLEKEGVEKFKVSWSELIETVTNALDGAK; encoded by the coding sequence ATGACCGACACCACATCCCCCACCGCGCAGCTCTCCGCCGCCGGCGTCAGCATCTGGCTCGACGACCTGTCCCGCGAGCGCATCGACGCCAAGGGCATCGAGAAGGTGATCGCCGACCGCGACGTCGTCGGCATCACCACCAACCCCACCATCTTCGCGTCGGCCCTCGCCAAGGGCGAGGCGTACGACGCCCAGGTCCGCGAGCTCGCGGCCGACGGCGCCGACGTCGACCGCGCGGTCTTCGAGATCACCACCCGCGACGTCGGCGAGGCCGCGCGCATCTTCCGCCCCGTCTACGACCGCACCGCCGGCTTCGACGGCCGCGTCTCCATCGAGGTCTCCCCCGACTTCGCGAACGACACGCAGGCGACCATCGACGAGGCCCACAAGCTGTGGGACAAGATCGCCGAGCCCAACGTCATGATCAAGATCCCCGCGACCCGCGAGGGCCTCGAGGCGATCACCGAGGTCATCGGCGCCGGCATCAGCGTCAACGTGACCCTGATCTTCTCGCTCGAGCGCTACCGCGAGGTCATCAACGCGTACCTCACCGGCCTCGAGAAGGCGAAGGCGGCGGGCATCGACCTGTCGACCATCCACTCGGTCGCGTCCTTCTTCGTGTCGCGCGTCGACACCGAGATCGACAAGCGCCTCGACGCGCTCGGCACCGAGCAGGCCACGGCGCTCAAGAGCAAGGCCGGCGTCGCCAACGCGCAGCTCGCCTACCAGGCCTTCGAGCAGTCCTTCGCGTCCGAGCGGGCCCAGGGCCTCCTCGGCGCCGGCGCCAACAAGCAGCGCCCCCTCTGGGCCTCGACGGGCGTCAAGAGCCCCGACCTGCCCGACACGCTCTACGTGACGCAGCTCGTCGCGGCCGACGTCGTCAACACGATGCCGGAGAAGACGCTCGACGCGACCGCCGACCACGGCGTCATCGAGGGCGACACCATCACGGGCTCCTACGACGCCGCGAACGCGATCCTCAACGAGGTCGACTCGCTCGGCATCTCCTACAAGGAGGTCACCGAGCTCCTCGAGAAGGAGGGCGTCGAGAAGTTCAAGGTGTCGTGGAGCGAGCTCATCGAGACCGTCACGAACGCCCTGGACGGCGCCAAGTGA
- a CDS encoding glucose-6-phosphate isomerase codes for MSVRIALSGAAATAVETHVPALVEAHVASGITGLDGSLWGPDAESEATKRLGWTQAVSVSRPLVAEIEALREELRGEGVDHVVLGGMGGSSLAPEVITRTAGVELTVLDSTDPGQVLAALGDRLATTVVVISSKSGSTLETDSQKRVYEKSFREAGIDPTRRIVIVTDPGSPLDESARADGYRVFNADPDVGGRYSALTAFGLVPSGLAGADISGLLDEAEAASAQLAVDDVSNPGLVLGAAIAGTSPLKDKLGIVSDGTHIVGFGDWVEQLIAESTGKLGTGLLPVVLPTDAPELSLGLADLQIARLVADADAHDAAEGEIVISGTLGAQILTWEYAVAVAGRLLEINPFDQPDVEAAKVAARGLLDDRPAPEAPVVTTDGIEVRGTSDVTDGATDVSSAIDALLAQVGPTGYVAVQAFVDRLALPELERLRDAVARKAGRPVTFGWGPRFLHSTGQFHKGGTPVGVFLQITADAASDLEIPDRPFTFGELIQAQAAGDATVLAEHGRPVLRLNLTDPTTDARALLSTLE; via the coding sequence GTGAGCGTCCGCATCGCGCTGAGCGGCGCGGCGGCCACGGCCGTCGAGACCCACGTGCCCGCGCTCGTCGAGGCGCACGTCGCCTCCGGCATCACGGGCCTCGACGGCAGCCTCTGGGGCCCGGACGCCGAGTCCGAGGCCACGAAGCGCCTCGGCTGGACGCAGGCGGTCTCCGTCTCGCGCCCGCTCGTCGCCGAGATCGAGGCGCTCCGCGAGGAGCTCCGCGGCGAGGGCGTCGACCACGTCGTCCTCGGCGGCATGGGCGGATCCTCGCTCGCTCCCGAGGTCATCACCCGCACCGCGGGCGTCGAGCTCACGGTCCTCGACTCGACCGACCCCGGCCAGGTCCTCGCCGCACTCGGCGACCGCCTCGCCACCACGGTCGTGGTCATCTCGTCGAAGTCGGGCTCCACGCTCGAGACCGACAGCCAGAAGCGCGTCTACGAGAAGTCGTTCCGCGAGGCGGGAATCGACCCGACCCGCCGCATCGTCATCGTCACCGACCCCGGCTCCCCGCTCGACGAGTCGGCCCGCGCCGACGGCTACCGCGTCTTCAACGCGGACCCCGACGTGGGCGGCCGCTACAGCGCGCTGACCGCGTTCGGCCTCGTGCCGTCCGGCCTCGCCGGCGCAGACATCTCCGGGCTGCTCGACGAGGCGGAGGCCGCGTCCGCGCAGCTCGCCGTCGACGACGTGTCGAACCCGGGTCTCGTGCTCGGCGCCGCGATCGCCGGCACCTCGCCGCTGAAGGACAAGCTCGGCATCGTCTCCGACGGCACGCACATCGTGGGCTTCGGCGACTGGGTCGAGCAGCTCATCGCGGAGTCGACCGGCAAGCTCGGCACGGGCCTGCTGCCCGTCGTGCTGCCGACCGACGCCCCCGAGCTCTCGCTCGGCCTCGCCGACCTGCAGATCGCACGGCTCGTCGCCGACGCCGACGCGCACGACGCCGCCGAGGGCGAGATCGTCATCAGCGGCACGCTGGGCGCGCAGATCCTCACGTGGGAGTACGCCGTCGCCGTCGCGGGACGCCTGCTCGAGATCAACCCGTTCGACCAGCCCGACGTGGAGGCCGCCAAGGTCGCCGCGCGCGGACTGCTGGACGACCGCCCCGCCCCCGAGGCCCCCGTCGTCACGACGGACGGCATCGAGGTCCGCGGCACGAGCGACGTCACCGACGGCGCGACCGACGTGTCCTCGGCGATCGACGCCCTGCTCGCGCAGGTCGGCCCCACGGGCTACGTCGCCGTCCAGGCCTTCGTCGACCGCCTCGCGCTCCCCGAGCTCGAGCGCCTCCGCGACGCCGTGGCCCGCAAGGCCGGCCGTCCCGTCACGTTCGGCTGGGGTCCCCGGTTCCTGCACTCCACGGGGCAGTTCCACAAGGGCGGCACCCCCGTCGGCGTGTTTCTGCAGATCACCGCGGACGCCGCGTCGGACCTCGAGATCCCGGACCGCCCCTTCACCTTCGGCGAGCTCATCCAGGCGCAGGCCGCCGGCGACGCCACCGTGCTCGCCGAGCACGGTCGTCCCGTCCTGCGACTGAACCTAACCGACCCCACCACGGACGCCCGGGCTCTGCTCTCGACGCTCGAATGA
- the zwf gene encoding glucose-6-phosphate dehydrogenase has translation MSPVDITPEFNPLRIPSDRRLNRIAGPSSLIIFGVTGDLSRKKLMPAVYDLANRGLLPPGFALIGFARRDWEDQDFEQVVYEAVKQYSRTKFDEDVWRQLAQGIRFVQGTFDDDEAFQTLKDITEELDRERGTMGNHAFYLSIPPKSFPLVTEQLRRSGLAEQKEGHWRRVVIEKPFGSDLKTARELNAVVETVFPPDSVFRIDHYLGKETVQNILALRFANQLYEPLWNANYVDHVQITMAEDIGVGGRAGYYDGIGAARDVIQNHLLQLLALTAMEEPVAFDASSLRDEKEKVLSAVRLPKDLSTATARGQYAGGWQGGEEVVGFLDEDGMDPESLTETYAAMRLDINTRRWAGVPFYLRAGKRLGRRVTEIAVVFKRAPQNLFAEDQTSALGQNALVIRVQPDEGVTIRFGSKVPGAGMQVRDVTMDFGYGHAFTEASPEAYERLILDVLLGDPPLFPRHQEVELSWKILDPIEEFWRTQGQPEQYRPGTWGPASADELLARDGRTWRRP, from the coding sequence ATGTCGCCGGTGGATATCACCCCGGAATTCAATCCACTGCGGATCCCGTCAGACCGACGGCTGAACCGCATCGCGGGGCCGAGCAGCCTCATCATCTTCGGCGTGACGGGTGACCTGTCGCGCAAGAAGCTGATGCCGGCCGTCTACGACCTCGCCAACCGGGGGCTCCTGCCCCCCGGCTTCGCGCTCATCGGCTTCGCCCGGAGGGACTGGGAGGACCAGGACTTCGAGCAGGTCGTGTACGAGGCCGTCAAGCAGTACTCGCGCACCAAGTTCGACGAGGACGTCTGGCGCCAGCTGGCGCAGGGCATCCGCTTCGTGCAGGGCACCTTCGACGACGACGAGGCGTTCCAGACGCTGAAGGACATCACGGAGGAGCTCGACCGCGAGCGGGGCACGATGGGGAACCACGCGTTCTACCTGTCGATCCCGCCGAAGTCCTTCCCGCTGGTCACCGAGCAGCTCCGCCGCTCGGGCCTCGCGGAGCAGAAGGAGGGCCACTGGCGCCGCGTCGTCATCGAGAAGCCCTTCGGGAGCGACCTCAAGACGGCCCGCGAGCTCAACGCGGTCGTCGAGACGGTCTTCCCGCCGGACTCGGTGTTCCGCATCGACCACTACCTGGGCAAGGAGACGGTCCAGAACATCCTGGCGCTGCGCTTCGCGAACCAGCTCTACGAGCCCCTGTGGAACGCGAACTACGTCGACCACGTGCAGATCACCATGGCCGAGGACATCGGCGTGGGCGGCCGTGCCGGCTACTACGACGGCATCGGCGCGGCCCGCGACGTGATCCAGAACCACCTCCTGCAGCTCCTCGCCCTCACGGCCATGGAGGAGCCCGTCGCGTTCGACGCGTCGAGCCTCCGGGACGAGAAGGAGAAGGTGCTCTCGGCGGTGCGCCTGCCGAAGGACCTGTCCACCGCCACCGCCCGTGGGCAGTACGCCGGCGGATGGCAGGGCGGCGAGGAGGTCGTGGGCTTCCTCGACGAGGACGGCATGGACCCCGAGTCCCTGACCGAGACCTACGCGGCCATGCGGCTCGACATCAACACGCGCCGCTGGGCCGGCGTGCCGTTCTACCTGCGGGCGGGCAAGCGCCTCGGCCGCCGTGTGACGGAGATCGCGGTCGTGTTCAAGCGCGCCCCGCAGAACCTGTTCGCGGAGGACCAGACCTCGGCCCTCGGGCAGAACGCGCTCGTCATCCGGGTGCAGCCCGACGAGGGCGTCACCATCCGCTTCGGCTCCAAGGTGCCGGGCGCGGGGATGCAGGTGCGCGACGTCACCATGGACTTCGGCTACGGCCACGCCTTCACCGAGGCGAGCCCCGAGGCGTACGAGCGGCTCATCCTCGATGTGCTCCTCGGCGACCCGCCGCTCTTCCCCCGTCACCAGGAGGTCGAGCTGAGCTGGAAGATCCTGGACCCCATCGAAGAATTCTGGCGCACGCAGGGCCAGCCCGAGCAGTACCGTCCGGGCACCTGGGGGCCGGCCTCGGCCGACGAGCTCCTCGCCCGCGACGGACGGACCTGGAGGCGGCCATGA